A window of Chaetodon trifascialis isolate fChaTrf1 chromosome 3, fChaTrf1.hap1, whole genome shotgun sequence genomic DNA:
GAAATCATAAgaggcatttttcacaattttaagACTTTTTATTGACAAAACAATTACTTGATAATCAGATACATCAATAATAACCattagctgcagcattaaagagCTTATACTTGGGGATTTAGTGCAACAAAATTTTCACATgtgaatttttcattttgtttgcctCTAGGTCCTTGTGATCATGCAGCTGGTGATCCGTCGGTACCGTCCGTCAGACAAAGACGTGGTGCTCACCCTGTACAGCACCGGCATCCAGGAGCACatatcagtgtgttttcacaacGCTATGACCAGCCCTCTCTATGTCACTGTCACCCTGGCTCTGTGTATTGCTGGCtacctcctctgctctgtgttagGGGCTGTGGTATTTCCAGGTGTCTGGGTGGGCCTTGTCTACTACTGCTGTTACTCGATATATTCTTGCTACGTCCGGGAGAAACTCCAGACGGACATGCAGGACATCCCTGGGAACTATCTGAGCAGACCGGATGACTGTTACTGGGTGGCAGAGGCTGAGGTTGACGGGAAGGCCCAGATCATGGGTATGGTGGCTGTAGTGGGGAAACAAAATGGGGAAAGAAGATACGGGGAACTGTTCAGAATGATCGTCTCACCGTTGAGCAGACGGATGGGTCTGGGTGCCAGGTTGGCTCATACTGTGATTGACTTCTGTAAGGAACGAGGCTTCTCTGAGGTGGTGCTGGAGACCACCGCCACTCGGACCGCTGCTGTGGCTCTGTACAAGAAACTGGGGTTCAGGCAGGTCTCATACACTGAGCCAACGGTTCCTGCTTGGATGGCAAAGCTGGCCAAGGTCACGtttttaataatgaaaaaacaccTGTAGTCTTGAAATAACACTGATCAGCTACTGTAACATTCCTCTCATGTTCCTCTTTATCAGTGATTTAAGCTTTTGATTGATCGATTACACATAACACTCTTATTTCTAAGCTATGTCTCATGAGCACTTTTATCTATGAACAAAAGTCACCTCTAAAAGTCTCAGGTAGCTCAAAGAGCTCGttatttgtactgtatgtactgtgaCACCAGCTTGTGGACACTCTCTTGTTCTCATAAGTTTACATACTGTTGATCGTTCTactgctcttgtttttcttgtaaaccAGAGTTTCAACCACTGCGATTTTACTTCACAAATGATTGATCATGTTTAACGTTCACACAAAATCATTGTAAGAAATAAAACCACAGCCAAAGTTTGTACTCTGTGGTGTGTTTTGCTTTATAACACATCGTCACCACTCACATGCTTTGACTGCACTTTTAAATGCCCTTGACTGCCCTCATGGCGAAATGCAAATGTAGTGCACTATAGGAGTTTTACAGTCTGTGTAGCATACAACATCCAATATAGAGACTATATAGTAAATGGGGAGCCACAGTCTCGAGAAGAAGTCCAATCTGGCAAAAACACCTGGGTGACCCATCACCATCAGGAAAATCGCTGATTCAAGACAAATCCCTCATTCTGCTGGATAATTACATGCAATACATATTGAGTGTACTGTTAAACTGTACTACATAGTAAAGAAAGCTTTGCTTGTGGATCAGTCATGactgcagtcatgtgacagtCTTTCTCACAGCAGAAGTTCAGACTTGGCTAAATGCCGGAGCACTCCTGTCCTCACACACTACCCATGTAAAGAGATTATTGGTTTATGGTGCAGACAATAATCTCATTAAATCCGTTTGTTCTCTGACAGCTTCGGACAGGACGATGTTCTTCGGGAATCGTGTGCAAGTCTGTCATTTTGTCAAAAGGCTTCACAAATGTGTTGTCACAGGTAAGGCTTGTAGATTATAATGATAAACAGTAGATGGCGACATTCACCTAAATTACACTTGTCAATGATGCCAGTCAATAGTTTCTTATTATTCAGGATTTACAGTACAGGATAAAAAGGGCCAACTTTAGCAGCTGCACCATTAAAGTGACGCTTACATGCTTCATAATTATAATCCAATGATAGAATAAATGTGATTCTGAAATGGACCAttttgcataatgagtacttttacttttggtactgtATATTTCAATGGTATTACCTTTCTATTACCTGCACTTTTACATACTTTTAAATTCATGACTTTTACTCATAATTCGTATTTCTACACAGTGGTATTAGTAGTTAAACTTAACTAAAAGATCTAAGTAGTTTTTCCACCGCTGTTAGGATTTACCTTTTgtcttttcccagtgttttctctttccctttttccctagtgttatttgtctgtttgtctgtctcccctgtctgtctgagtcgGGGCAGGTCTTTCCTGAGGCGTGTTAGAGCTGAGTGCCGGCAGTATTTAGGAGAGTCTCTCTGGACATGTGGTTGCCAGTTTGTCCTGATCTCAACCGCGTGCACGTCCTGTCCTCGAGTGAGTAATGCCTAGTAAGCCCTTGTCAGCTCTGCCCTTTTTTCATTGTACGTGTCCTGGAGTTTTTGACCAGTGGATTTTTCTGTTGAGATTTTGGActcatgcttttgtttttctgctttcgTTTCAGTGCTCTCAGTCCCGCTCGGTGTGCCTCACTGCCTCAATAACCAGTGTAGACCTCAGTTATTTCCACTCAGTGTGAGTACgctttgtgttcttttttttgtgataaattgcattttgttgtgaCATTGTCTCCATGTTGGTCTGCTCCTTTGAGTCCgcaaattattttttactaaGGATAAAATCCTAATAACCGCTGGCATTGAGAAACATGCAACTTCTCATAGTCTGGGAATATTCTGATAAATATtgtgtgtaatttttttttaactttattactttaatggaaaatgtcaaacacataTACAATACAAATAGATTAGTTGAAATATAATGGAGATGCATAAATGATCAGAGTTGAGCACATGGTGATCTTTagctaaaatacacacaataataatcACATCACTAAATACCAcagataaatactgcaaatatttcatcagtgtgtgagatATTCTGTGTTCATTGACTCCTGTGTGAGCATGCACCCTGAAATGACATGACAGCAGTTGTTTTTGGTGAGTCCTagttatgaatattatattccatttctgtcaatagatccccctaaatcttacacactggacaTTAAAGAAATTTTATAATGCCACATTCTATGGTAATTATTATGGTATACTATAGTTATACATTGGTGCTATTGTGCTATACCACCATTAACAGTTGCTTCTTTTTGTATTGCTGCATTTCAAGTAAGGGATGGGCAACATCCCATTGCTTTCATCAGAAGTGACTCACCGTGATCAGATTGTGATCTTTAAGGGCCACGTTTTGGACCAGCCGAGACATTCGGTCTGTGCTGCAATCTCCTTCAGCTCAGCAGAAGTTCTCTCCTGAAAGGAAGAGGTGAGAGCCTCGTGATGATATTCTGTCTTCGAGTCTTTCCAAATGGAAATCATGAATGATGAATGGCCTGAAGCCAGGCAACAGAGATTAGACTCTTCAAGTCTTCTGTTAaaatattttgctttattttaatgtatATCACCATTATTGGAAATATTATCACATTTTTTCCTCATCCATCTTTACAATGATGCAGTCAAGACACCACTTTGCATCTGGAACCTGTCGGAGGATCTGTgggaaacataaaaaaaagcgTGGACGTAATAATGCATGAAATggtttacattaaaaatgtaacatcATAATCATACTAACAATGCATCTGTATCAACATGTTAAAGATACAAATATCGTTCTTAACATGATCACACTGGCACTCCACTCAAAATGTCAAGTAATTACATTGGAGAATATAACATGATTTTTTAAATCATTAAGTAGAAAATATCCCAAAACATATAATGTAAAAGCTCAACTTTAGAGTGTTTACAAAGTATTTGAAAGCCCCCTTTGAGAGGTGAAATCTATCATAGGCTTACATCTCTGTGAGTCAGTTCTGATctatcttcttctctcttctcttgttGGTAAGAACACAGATCGTGAGAGAACAAGCATAAAGGAGATGCAGAGTCAGTCGTCTCCAgtgtaaaactttaaaatgGTGATTTTAAGAAGCTGAGgtaagagacacacaaacaccagtgaACACAGCGTGTTGAGCAAAACTCTTGCCGTTGAAAATAAACACATCTCACAGAAAACTGGCTGTGATTTGTTGTCCATACCTGCAAaagatttattaaaatgaaatatgccAATAAATTCATCACTGTAGTGGCTTTCTTTAGTCAACctttttttaacttcttaaaCACATCTAAGGACGACATGAGACGTTTTACGCGTTGAGTCGGCTAGGTGGCAATGCCAACGGTAAAACAACCGTGTTGCTCTGCCGTCACTCGTTTATTCATGAAACGgaactttcacaataaaattcCACTTCCTTTTACTGTCTCGCTAATGAACGGAAACTGCACAGAATGACAAAATAAAGCTCAAAgggcaaaacaaacagaaataaagtctCACAAAAGGCTCAGCAATATTCCTTAACCCTAAATTTAAACTCTCACATTTGTGCTTAACAATAACTACAAttcaacagtaaaaaaaacttACAAATGATAAATGGCGCTTACAATCACATTACACAAAAGAAGACTTAAACATTAAAGTTGGCATCGTAGGTGTTCAGGGTGTTATTAGTGATAATGTCCACTGCAACACTCAGCCACTAAAAGCATTTAGCAATCCTGAAGCTAAACACAGCTCTGAGGACACGGCTGTGTTGTCCCACCTCCCAGACAAACAAAACGAATGCTGTATATAATGttataatgttgttgttgttgttgttgttgttttcaatgacattcagacatgcatgcacacacacacatgcagattaCAGTGAGACAACTGTTAAGCCTTATTTGTCTGTCAAACAGACTGCTTCCCAAACACAGTTCCCAAACTGGAATACATTtcagaaatcaatgaagatTTCAGGTTTAAGAATTATCTAATAAGATTATCTgtctggaaaaaagaaaacactcacaAGACTGTCTACAACATGGTTCATCTATCAGAGCTGA
This region includes:
- the LOC139329536 gene encoding N-acetyltransferase family 8 member 3-like, which encodes MQLVIRRYRPSDKDVVLTLYSTGIQEHISVCFHNAMTSPLYVTVTLALCIAGYLLCSVLGAVVFPGVWVGLVYYCCYSIYSCYVREKLQTDMQDIPGNYLSRPDDCYWVAEAEVDGKAQIMGMVAVVGKQNGERRYGELFRMIVSPLSRRMGLGARLAHTVIDFCKERGFSEVVLETTATRTAAVALYKKLGFRQVSYTEPTVPAWMAKLAKVTFLIMKKHL